Sequence from the Maribacter aquivivus genome:
TAAACCTAGGTGAAGGAATTAATTCAACAGCGGATGATTTTGGATTCATATTACAAGATGTTGAAAACACAGGATTATCAGGATTCTTTGCTTCTAATAGAACTGGAGGAAAAGGCGGAGATGACCTTTATGGTTTTCAGCTTAAAAATGCACCTGGTTTAAAAACATTTGCCTTAGGTGGTAAAGTGGTTAACCTTAGAAATAAAGTAGGCTTAAAAGGAGCTCAGGTGAGATTATTGAACCAACAAGGAGATGTTTTAAAAGAAGTTATTGCAGGTAATGATGGTAGCTTTAGAGTAGAGGTGCCGTGGATGTCTCAAGTAACTATACAGGCTATGAGTGATGGCTATTCTATTTTCTCTACCACGTATTCTGAAGAGGGAATGGAAGAAATTCAAAACACGGCTTATAATATGGGTCTTGCAAGAATGGAAGACTTAGTAACACAACGAGAAGACAAGACGGTATTAAAACTTAATAAATTCTATTTCGATAAAGGTAAATCAGTATTAAACGCCCAAGTAGAAGAGGAGCTTAAGAAAGTTGTAGACGCTGTGGTTCGTTTTCCTCAAATGAGATTAAGAATACAATCACATACAGATACTAGAGGTAGCTCTTCATCTAATAAAAGGTTATCGCAACAGCGAGCTGATGTTATTAAAAACTATCTTTTAAGTAATGGTTTAAATTCAAGCAATATCATTGAAGCAACCGGTTACGGTGAAGAAAACATTGTAAACAACTGTATTAATGGTGCCTACTGTTTAGATTTTCTTCATAAGCAGAATGAGCGTACATTGTTCGTTGTAGAATAATCAGGACTTATTTCTATGCTACTTGGTAATTATGATGTAGAAATAATACAGTGAGAAACAAGACAAGAATAGAATGCCGGTATAGGTAAGGAATTTTAATTTCTTACCTGGTCGAAATTTAGGGTCTAGGTCATCACTGGTTACATTTTTTAAATTCATATAGCCTACAATAGGCGCTACAACGAAAGATACGAATGTAGCCAAAGCAACCAAATTTCCCATATTTGCGCTAAACGCTGCTATAACTACAAAATTAATTAGTGTTAAGGCGAAAACGCCTGCGGCGTATGCTGTTTTTGTTCTATACCATGTGGTTTTTGATTTTAATAGCGATAAAATATCTAAGCTGACTCTAGCTAAAGCATCATGTGCGGTCATACAAGTGCTGAACATAGTGGCAAATGCAGAAATTGCTATAAATAGATATGCCCAAGATCCAATATGTTGTGTAAATAACCGAACTACTTGGTCTGCGAAACTTACCGCATTATTACTGAGTTGTATATTCGTTCCGTATAAGGTATACCATCCTATTATCATAAAAAAGATAGCTAATATGGCTGTAATGGTATAGCCTATATTAAATTCTTGTAGAGATTCTTTTAAGCTAGGCTTGTCTTGAGTTTTCCATTTTTCAATACTCCATAAACTGATCCAGCTAGATGCTTCTACACTGGTAGGCATCCATCCAATTAATCCTATTAGAAACAGTATTCCTACTTCATTAAAAATGGGTAAGGGTTTAAAGTCTGGTACATGACTTACTGGTCCTTTTGCTAGAACTAAAATTGTAGTCACTAGTAAAGCAACAAATAGTACGCTAACTACAAATTTTAAACTGATTTCTAAAAACTTGTATTTTCCAAAAATCAGTAGTGCACTTATGATTAAAAATAAACTTAGCGCTACCATGGCAATAGAACTATGCCCAATGCCGAATAGATTTATAAATAGACCGGCTGTAACGGTATATAAGGCCGCTAGTATGGTGAAAGTGGTGATAAAGCTAATTATAGCATAAAACCATAAATAGCCTTTACCGCGATTTAAATAGCCCTCTATTAAGGTTTTATTGGTAACGTTGGTATACCGCACGCCGAATTCAAAGAAGGGGTATTTTAAGATGTTAGCTAAAATAATAGGAATAATCATCAGCCAGCCATATTGTGCCCCAGCTTTGGTAGATAAAACAAGATGAGACGTACCTATGGCCATACTTGCAAACAGAAGACCGGGACCTAAGTTTTTAAGTATCGTTTTTAAATTGAGCATTCTAATTGGTTTTGGTAGGTACTCTTAAATGTAGTGTATTTTATGATATTGAATATTGCGATTTATTTTATCTCTATAGCGGTACCGTAGAATTTTGGTTGGGTGTTTAGTATCATATCAATAAATACTTTTACCCGAGCTAAGTATTCTCTTGTTTGAACTTTTAGCCCTTGACTTGTAGAAACATCTTTAGCATTGAAACCAATAGCTTTTAAACCTTTTTGCTTGGCAATATATATTGCTCTTTCATTATGAAATTTTTGAGAGATAACCGTTACGTCATCTAAACCAAAAATAAACTTAGCCCTAAACATAGAATCTAAAGTTCTAAAGCCTGCATAGTCTAAGAAAATAACCTCTTCTGGTATACCAGCTTTTACTAAGTCTTTCTTGAAGGTGTCGGGTTCATTGTAATAGATGCTGCCATTGTCCCCGCTAACCAGTATAAATTTAATCTTACCCGCATTGTAGAGCGCTTTGGTTGCGTTTATGCGATAAGTGTAATATGGATTAGGAGAACCGTTGGTTAAGCGATTAGAAGTACCTAAAACGAGACCGACCCTATTGGCAGGTATTAATGCAACGTCTGTATACGTTTTGTCTTCTGCAGTACTTGAAATGATACTATTACAGGTGAATATGATTAGTATTAACGCTAATAGTAATAACCCTGATATTTTTAGTATTTTTTTTAGCATGCATTTGTAATGATAACTAAAGTTAATGAATAACTGAAGACTACAATTTGAAAAGTATAAAAATAAAAAACCCTTGAAAATCTTAAGATTAACAAGGGTTTTAGTACTCGAGGCGGGACTTGAACCCGCACGCCCCAAAGAGCACAGGATTTTAAGTCCGGCGTGTCTACCAATTCCACCACTCGAGCATACTTGGCTTTGAAAAAAAATGTTGACCGGCAACATTTTCTGAGCGAAAAACGGGATTCGAACCCGCGACCTCCACCTTGGCAAGGTGATGCTCTACCCCTGAGCTACTTTCGCAAATTTTTAAGAACGTACATCTCTTAAAAGATGCGGCTGCAAATTTAAAACAATTCTGTAAAAACCAAAGTAAAAAAGTGCAAAAGAATTAAAAAATTTATGAAGTAGCCTTTTTACCCTTGGTTAACAGCCTTTTAATCTCATTTAATTTCATCAAAGCTTCTACCGGAGTTAGTGTATCTATGTCTAAATTCGTGATTTCGTCCTTGATTTCTTCTAATAAGGGGTCGTCTAAATTAAAAAAGCTCAATTGCATTTCGTCAGAATCACTTTTTAATTTGTCTCCGACATCTTCACTTACGTGTTTATTTTCCAACTTTTTCAGAATTTTATTTGCCTTCTGAATTACTTGTTGGGGCATACCTGCCATTTTTGCCACATGTATACCAAAACTATGTTCACTACCACCCGGAATTAATTTTCGTAGAAATAGAACAGTATCCTTTAACTCTTTTATAGCAACATTATAGTTTTTAATGCGGCTGAAGGTGTTAGTCATTTCATTAAGCTCATGGTAATGCGTTGCGAACATTGTTTTAGCTCTTGCTGGATGTTCATGCAGATACTCAGAAATTGCCCAAGCAATAGATATACCATCATATGTACTTGTGCCACGACCAATTTCATCTAATAGAACAAGACTTCTCTCAGAGAGATTATTAAGTATAGATGCCGTTTCGTTCATTTCTACCATAAAGGTAGATTCGCCCATTGAAATATTGTCACTTGCACCAACTCGGGTAAATATTTTATCTACAACACCAATTTTAGCCGATTCTGCAGGAACAAAACTTCCCATTTGTGCAAGTAGTACAATTAATGCTGTTTGTCGTAGTAATGCTGATTTACCACTCATATTCGGACCGGTAATCATTATAAATTGTTGATTAGATCTGTCTAGTTGTAAATCATTGGCAATATACTGTTCGCCTAAAGGCAGCTGCTTTTCAATAACCGGGTGCCTTCCGTCTTTTATTTCTAAATCTGTAGAGTCATTTAAGGACGGACAATTGTAAGCGTTTTCTTTTGCAAGCTGTGCAAAACCACAAAGGCAATCTAATTGAGCAATAAGGTATGCATTGTTTTGCACAGGGGCAATGTACTCTTGCATCCATACTACTAATTGTGAGAATAGTTGTTGCTCTAAAGTTGAAATACGGTCTTCTGCTCCTAGAATATTTGCTTCGTATTCTTTAAGTTCTTCGGTAATATAACGTTCTGCATTTACCAAAGTTTGCTTACGCGTCCATGTTTCAGGTACTTTATCTTTATGGGTGTTTCTAACTTCTATATAATAACCAAATACATTATTAGAGGCTATTTTAAGGGATGTTATGCCAGTTGCGGCAGTTTCCCTTTCAAGCATTTTATTTAGATAGTTTTTTCCTGTAGTTGCTAATCCTCTAAGCTCATCTAATTCTTCAGAAAATCCTTTTGCGATAGTACTTCCTTTTAAAATGTTTACAGGTGCTTCTTCGCTAAGCATTTCTTTTATCTTGGCGCGTAATAAATCGCAAGATTGTATTTGGTCACCTGTTAAAGCAAGCGATTCGTTTTTAGAAGAGGTCGCTAATTGCTTTATAGGTATTAAGGCTTCTAAAGAATTTTTTAACTGTACTACTTCTTTAGGGTTTACCTTGCCTGTGGCTACTTTAGAGATCAAACGCTCCAAATCGCCCATTTTTTTAATATGGTGCTGAAATTTTTCTAAAACAACTTCTTCATCATGTAAGAAAGAAACAATTTGTTGTCTCCTTTTAATTTTTTCTAAATTTTTAAGCGGTAAAGCGAGCCATCTTTTAATCATTCGCCCGCCCATTGGTGAGATGGTTTTATCAATAACATCTAAAAGTGTCACTGCATTGATATTGGTAGAATGGTAAAGTTCCAAGTTTTTAATCGTGAAACGATCCATCCATATATAATCATCTTCAGCTATACGTTGTAATTTAGATATATGCTGTAATTGGCGGTGTTGTGTTTCGCCCAAATAATGCAAAACTACACCCGAGGCAATTATACCACAGGTTAAGTGATCAACGCCAAAACCTTTTAACGTATTGGTGTTGAAGTGAGATGTCAGGTTTTCTAGGGCATAGTCCTCTTGAAAAACCCAATCTTCTAAATAAAACAGATGATGATTTTTGCCAAATACCTCTAAGAATTCTTTTTTATGTGCTTTGGATATTAAAATCTCGTTGGGTGAAAAATTCTGCAATAATTTGTCTATTTGCTCCTCGCTACCTTCTGATGTTAAAAACTCACCCGTAGAAATATCAACAAACGCAATCCCTATTTTTTTTCTTCCGAAGTGAACGGCACAAAGAAAATTATTGGTCTTAGAGTTTAAGATATCGTCATTCATTGCCACACCAGGGGTAACCAATTCGGTTACACCTCTTTTAACAATAGTTTTGGTTTGTTTAGGATCTTCTAACTGATCACATATTGCAACGCGCTGTCCTGCTTTTACTAATTTAGGTAAATAGGTATTTAAAGAATGATGTGGAAAACCAGCTAATTCGGTTCGCTCGCCACCATTGTTTCTGTTGGTTAGAATAATACCTAATATGCGTGAAGCCTTTACTGCATCTTCACCAAAAGTCTCATAAAAATCGCCTACTCTAAATAGCAATAATGCATCAGGATACTTGGTCTTGATGGTATTATATTGCTTCATTAAAGGTGTTACCTTTTTTGTCTTGCTTTTATCCGCCACTTTATCTTTATCTCATTAATTTTGCACCTTCACGAAAGTATGGTTTAATCTCTTAAAATTTAATCATTGTTGATATTTGAGGATAAGTTTATAACCATTCAAACTAATGAAATTGATCAGTAAACTATGAGAAAATTAAGAAATGAGGAGTTAGATAGAATTGATGTTGAAGGGTATAAGCTTGCCGGTAAATCTCCCATAATTATTGTTCTTGATAATATAAGAAGTTTAAATAATATTGGATCCGTTTTTAGAACTGCCGATGCTTTTTTAATTGAGAAAATATATTTGTGTGGTATTACTGCCAAGCCACCTCATAAAGATATTCATAAAACAGCATTAGGTGCAACTGATAGTGTCGATTGGGAACATGTTGATGATACGATGAAATTGGTTGAAAGATTAAAAGAAGATGGTTGTCATATTATTTCAGTGGAGCAGGCAGAGAAAGCAACGCAGCTTAACAAATATATGCCTGCCAAAGATAAAAAGCAGGTACTCATTTTTGGAAATGAAGTTAAGGGTGTTGCCCAAAATGTGGTTAGCGCTAGTGATGAGGTTTTAGAGATACCGCAATTTGGCACCAAGCATTCATTGAATATTTCAGTAAGCGTAGGTGTTGTTGTGTGGGATTGCTGGAGTAAATTAAACGCATAAAAAAACCTGGTCGTAGACCAGGTTTTTTAGTATAGTTTGAGTTAGTTAGTTGCACGTATGCCTTCACAATAAAAGATTTTCTTTTCATTTACGCAAGAAATAATACGATTTATTATTGTTACGTATTAGCTAAAGCAAAGTCTTCAATCTTGGTTAAAACAGTTTCGTAATCACTTTTATGGCTCACAAAATCAAGTTCGCTCACATCTATAATGAGTTGATTTTCTTTGGGATATGTTCTTAAAAAGTCAAAATAACCACGGTTAATTTTCTCAAGATAGGTGAGTTCTATATTCTGTTCATATTCCCTGCCACGTTTCTTTATTTGCTCTAATAATCTTTCTGTTGTTTGATACAGATAAACGTATACTTTGGGCTTTTTAACTTCTTTGTACATAAAGTTAAACACCTTTCTATAAAGATCAAATTCATTTTGTTGTAATGTGACCTTAGCAAATATCAACGATTTATAAATGTCATAATCACTAACCATAAAACTCTTAAAAAGGTCTAGTTGATTTGTGTCTTCTGTAAATTGCTGATAACGGTCTGCTAAAAAAGACATTTCTAGAGGGAATGCATACCTAGCTTGGTCTTCATAAAAATTAGGTAAAAACGGATTCTCGGCAAATCGTTCTAAAATCAATTTAGCATTAAAGTCTTCAGAAATTTTAGTTGCTAATGTAGTTTTACCAGCTCCAATATTACCTTCAATGGCAACATACTCCAAACTAGCAAAAAACGTATGCCTGCTTTTAAAAAGTCTTTTTATTTGTTTTGTTATGGTGCTTTTGTCCTTGCATTCTTGCAGTAAATTTCTGGTATCTTTATTTAAAACAGGGTGATAGAATTGCGGAGTAATATCAGCCAGTGGTTTTAATATAAACTTTCTGTCTTGCATCTTAGGGTGCGGTACAGTTAAGTTGGTGGTGTTTATTACATCCTTTTCGTAATAAATGATGTCAATGTCCAAAGTTCTGCTCTGGTAATTGTTTCCTTCGCTCCGTTCTCTTCCAAAATTGGTCTCTATCGATAGTAATTTAGCAAGTAAGTCTTCTGGGGAAAGTAATGTCTGTAATTCTAAACAAGCATTTAAAAAATCTTCACCCTCAAAACCCCAAGACGGAGT
This genomic interval carries:
- a CDS encoding NRAMP family divalent metal transporter, encoding MLNLKTILKNLGPGLLFASMAIGTSHLVLSTKAGAQYGWLMIIPIILANILKYPFFEFGVRYTNVTNKTLIEGYLNRGKGYLWFYAIISFITTFTILAALYTVTAGLFINLFGIGHSSIAMVALSLFLIISALLIFGKYKFLEISLKFVVSVLFVALLVTTILVLAKGPVSHVPDFKPLPIFNEVGILFLIGLIGWMPTSVEASSWISLWSIEKWKTQDKPSLKESLQEFNIGYTITAILAIFFMIIGWYTLYGTNIQLSNNAVSFADQVVRLFTQHIGSWAYLFIAISAFATMFSTCMTAHDALARVSLDILSLLKSKTTWYRTKTAYAAGVFALTLINFVVIAAFSANMGNLVALATFVSFVVAPIVGYMNLKNVTSDDLDPKFRPGKKLKFLTYTGILFLSCFSLYYFYIIITK
- a CDS encoding SanA/YdcF family protein, whose translation is MLKKILKISGLLLLALILIIFTCNSIISSTAEDKTYTDVALIPANRVGLVLGTSNRLTNGSPNPYYTYRINATKALYNAGKIKFILVSGDNGSIYYNEPDTFKKDLVKAGIPEEVIFLDYAGFRTLDSMFRAKFIFGLDDVTVISQKFHNERAIYIAKQKGLKAIGFNAKDVSTSQGLKVQTREYLARVKVFIDMILNTQPKFYGTAIEIK
- the mutS gene encoding DNA mismatch repair protein MutS, which codes for MKQYNTIKTKYPDALLLFRVGDFYETFGEDAVKASRILGIILTNRNNGGERTELAGFPHHSLNTYLPKLVKAGQRVAICDQLEDPKQTKTIVKRGVTELVTPGVAMNDDILNSKTNNFLCAVHFGRKKIGIAFVDISTGEFLTSEGSEEQIDKLLQNFSPNEILISKAHKKEFLEVFGKNHHLFYLEDWVFQEDYALENLTSHFNTNTLKGFGVDHLTCGIIASGVVLHYLGETQHRQLQHISKLQRIAEDDYIWMDRFTIKNLELYHSTNINAVTLLDVIDKTISPMGGRMIKRWLALPLKNLEKIKRRQQIVSFLHDEEVVLEKFQHHIKKMGDLERLISKVATGKVNPKEVVQLKNSLEALIPIKQLATSSKNESLALTGDQIQSCDLLRAKIKEMLSEEAPVNILKGSTIAKGFSEELDELRGLATTGKNYLNKMLERETAATGITSLKIASNNVFGYYIEVRNTHKDKVPETWTRKQTLVNAERYITEELKEYEANILGAEDRISTLEQQLFSQLVVWMQEYIAPVQNNAYLIAQLDCLCGFAQLAKENAYNCPSLNDSTDLEIKDGRHPVIEKQLPLGEQYIANDLQLDRSNQQFIMITGPNMSGKSALLRQTALIVLLAQMGSFVPAESAKIGVVDKIFTRVGASDNISMGESTFMVEMNETASILNNLSERSLVLLDEIGRGTSTYDGISIAWAISEYLHEHPARAKTMFATHYHELNEMTNTFSRIKNYNVAIKELKDTVLFLRKLIPGGSEHSFGIHVAKMAGMPQQVIQKANKILKKLENKHVSEDVGDKLKSDSDEMQLSFFNLDDPLLEEIKDEITNLDIDTLTPVEALMKLNEIKRLLTKGKKATS
- a CDS encoding RNA methyltransferase produces the protein MRKLRNEELDRIDVEGYKLAGKSPIIIVLDNIRSLNNIGSVFRTADAFLIEKIYLCGITAKPPHKDIHKTALGATDSVDWEHVDDTMKLVERLKEDGCHIISVEQAEKATQLNKYMPAKDKKQVLIFGNEVKGVAQNVVSASDEVLEIPQFGTKHSLNISVSVGVVVWDCWSKLNA
- the folK gene encoding 2-amino-4-hydroxy-6-hydroxymethyldihydropteridine diphosphokinase; protein product: MGVYKTAFLSIGSNLGNRQLLLQKAIFEIGKRTGEIRQVSAVYETPSWGFEGEDFLNACLELQTLLSPEDLLAKLLSIETNFGRERSEGNNYQSRTLDIDIIYYEKDVINTTNLTVPHPKMQDRKFILKPLADITPQFYHPVLNKDTRNLLQECKDKSTITKQIKRLFKSRHTFFASLEYVAIEGNIGAGKTTLATKISEDFNAKLILERFAENPFLPNFYEDQARYAFPLEMSFLADRYQQFTEDTNQLDLFKSFMVSDYDIYKSLIFAKVTLQQNEFDLYRKVFNFMYKEVKKPKVYVYLYQTTERLLEQIKKRGREYEQNIELTYLEKINRGYFDFLRTYPKENQLIIDVSELDFVSHKSDYETVLTKIEDFALANT